The following proteins are encoded in a genomic region of Paenibacillus sp. FSL R7-0273:
- the murG gene encoding undecaprenyldiphospho-muramoylpentapeptide beta-N-acetylglucosaminyltransferase, which produces MRIVLSGGGTGGHIYPAVAVARQLEAEESGSAFLYIGGKRGLESKLVPQEKLPFKAIDITGFRRKISMDNVKTIMRFLKGVKASKEMLREFKPDVVIGTGGYVCGPVVYAASRLGIPTLIHEQNAIPGLTNKFLSRYADTVAVSFEGTESAFPGGKNVIYTGNPRATTVTAASPQRGYASLGIPQGSTVVLVVGGSGGARAINQAMIEMVPFVGKGNGAHYVYVTGESYFEETRKALRQKLGGEPGWLHVLPYVHNMPEVLACTSLIVNRAGASFLAEITALGIPSVLIPSPNVTNNHQEANARQLEREGAAVVLLEKDLTGKALHEAVQRIIGAESLRSSMAESSRRLGKRDSAALVVSELRRLAATRKQ; this is translated from the coding sequence ATGCGTATTGTATTAAGCGGCGGTGGCACGGGAGGGCATATCTATCCTGCCGTTGCTGTCGCCAGACAGCTTGAAGCAGAAGAGAGCGGATCCGCCTTTCTCTATATCGGCGGCAAACGCGGTCTGGAGAGCAAGCTGGTTCCCCAGGAGAAGCTGCCTTTTAAAGCTATTGATATTACCGGCTTCCGCCGGAAGATTTCCATGGACAATGTAAAAACAATTATGCGGTTTCTGAAGGGGGTAAAGGCCTCTAAGGAAATGCTGCGCGAGTTCAAGCCTGATGTCGTTATCGGCACAGGAGGGTATGTATGCGGACCTGTGGTATATGCCGCTTCCCGTCTGGGGATTCCTACCCTGATTCATGAGCAGAATGCGATTCCCGGACTGACCAACAAGTTCCTCAGCCGGTACGCTGATACGGTGGCTGTAAGCTTTGAGGGTACAGAGTCAGCTTTTCCTGGCGGCAAAAACGTGATCTATACCGGTAATCCCCGGGCTACAACTGTCACTGCCGCAAGCCCCCAACGCGGCTATGCTTCACTGGGAATTCCGCAAGGGAGTACTGTGGTGCTTGTGGTCGGCGGCAGCGGCGGAGCCAGGGCAATCAACCAGGCGATGATTGAGATGGTGCCGTTTGTGGGTAAGGGTAATGGAGCTCATTATGTTTATGTTACAGGCGAATCTTACTTTGAAGAAACCCGCAAAGCTCTGCGTCAGAAGCTCGGGGGAGAGCCGGGCTGGCTCCATGTGCTCCCCTATGTCCACAATATGCCTGAGGTGCTGGCCTGTACCTCACTGATTGTGAACCGGGCAGGCGCATCCTTTCTGGCCGAGATTACAGCGCTGGGTATCCCCTCCGTCCTCATTCCGTCCCCTAATGTGACGAACAATCACCAGGAAGCGAATGCAAGGCAGCTGGAGCGTGAAGGTGCAGCAGTTGTATTGCTGGAGAAGGACTTGACCGGCAAGGCTCTGCATGAAGCGGTGCAGCGGATTATCGGGGCAGAATCACTGCGGAGCAGCATGGCGGAATCGTCCAGACGTCTGGGCAAAAGGGATTCCGCTGCGCTGGTCGTCAGTGAGCTGCGGCGGCTTGCCGCCACACGGAAACAGTAA